The genomic stretch TGTCAAAGGCCGTGCACGGGTGGGACAGGCCCAGGCGGACCACGTCGCCGATGTTCACCGTGGTGGTTTCAGGATCGTAGCGCAGGAAGCAGTGCTGGTCGTTGACGGCGCTGATGCTGGCCCCGGCCAGCACCGCCATCGGCCCGCCCAGGGACGTGCCCAGCATCTGCGGCTCCGGCAGGCCCTCGTCCACGGGCATGTCGCGCTTGCCGGCGTCGAGGATGGCCAGGCCAGGCTCCGGGGAGGAGACCACGCGGGCCCAGGCGTGCATGGCGGAGACAAACGGCGCCGCTCCGGAGCCGGCCTGCGCACCGCGGGAGAAGGGGGAAATCCCGCGGTAGAAACCGTCGTCGTGCACCATGTAGGCACCGCTGCGGATGATCACGTTGGTGCGCGGACCCCCGTTTGAGCCGTCGGAGGAGCAACCGGCCAAGACATCGACCACATCGTCAAAGTAGGCGCTGCCGCCGGCCGTGATGATGATCTCGGCGTCCTGCGCGTAGAGGTTCTCGGCCAGCAGCTGCTCATGGAGGTCCTTGATGCGGGACAGGTAGCCGCGCACGGCGGTGAGTGCGCCGGCGTCGGCAGTGTGGGCCAGCGAACCTTCATAGCCGCCCACACCGACCAGGCGCAAATGCTTGGCCGCGTCGACGGCCCGGGCAACCTCAAGGGCCTGGGCAACAGTGCGGATGCCGGTGCGGCCGCCGTTTCCACCCAGTTCCACTATCACGTCAATGACGGAACCGGGGCTTGCTGACAAAACGCTCTCCTGCAGTGCCACGGTCTGCAGTGAGTCCACCCAGGACACCACCGAGAAATCCGGCCCCTGTGTCGCCGCCAGCCACGTGATGGCGGCGGGGTCGGTGAGGCTGTTGGCAACCATGACGCGCCGGAGCCCAAAGGCGTGTCCCACGCGCAGTTGGGAGGCGTTGGCCAAGGTGATGCCCCAGGCGCCGTGTTCAAGCTGTTCGCGCCACATT from Arthrobacter stackebrandtii encodes the following:
- a CDS encoding alanine racemase, encoding MGSTQAAAGNGATPVPAINSAMVDALDEIELDWKYKAVPATSHGRSAGSFVASGVSLGELQTPLLTLGAAAMAANVDLMADWCASRGVLLAPHGKTTMAPQMWREQLEHGAWGITLANASQLRVGHAFGLRRVMVANSLTDPAAITWLAATQGPDFSVVSWVDSLQTVALQESVLSASPGSVIDVIVELGGNGGRTGIRTVAQALEVARAVDAAKHLRLVGVGGYEGSLAHTADAGALTAVRGYLSRIKDLHEQLLAENLYAQDAEIIITAGGSAYFDDVVDVLAGCSSDGSNGGPRTNVIIRSGAYMVHDDGFYRGISPFSRGAQAGSGAAPFVSAMHAWARVVSSPEPGLAILDAGKRDMPVDEGLPEPQMLGTSLGGPMAVLAGASISAVNDQHCFLRYDPETTTVNIGDVVRLGLSHPCTAFDKWTLIPVLADTGSDNRVVDLIHTFF